In Solanum pennellii chromosome 3, SPENNV200, a single window of DNA contains:
- the LOC107012174 gene encoding ycf20-like protein produces the protein MAYRMKAIMLQSLPAAENESFGQLFVISRSSSILDFSNRLEVTEQISKFGVNCMTSPNIRSWTRRRGSRISFALDTGSIPSSDDQDGLNGDGRDLGGTRLGRIVGAGGRQFLGKLNSARKNFPMKVFLLLLGFYTANALATILGQTGDWDVLVAGVVVAAIEGIGMLMYKKPPSLPSRRLQSLISMVNYWKAGVILGLFVDAFKLGS, from the exons ATGGCTTATAGAATGAAGGCAATCATGTTGCAGTCTTTGCCAGCAGCCGAGAATGAAAGCTTTGGACAATTGTTTGTAATTTCAAGAAGTTCATCTATCCTGGATTTCTCCAACAGACTAGAAGTAACTGAACAAATTTCAAAGTTTGGTGTAAACTGTATGACATCTCCTAATATTAG GTCCTGGACAAGAAGACGTGGTTCAAGAATATCATTTGCTCTGGATACAGGAAGCATTCCCAGTAGTGACGATCAAGATGGCCTCAATGGTGATGGTCGTGATCTAGGTGGAACTCGTTTGGGGAGGATAGTAGGTGCTGGAGGCAGGCAGTTCTTGGGGAAGCTTAATTCAGCTCGGAAAAATTTTCCTATGAAAGTATTTCTGCTTCTCTTAGGTTTTTATACGGCAAATGCCTTGGCTACAATTCTAGGACAGACTGGTGATTGGGATGTATTAGTAGCAGGAGTCGTTGTTGCTGCAATTGAGGGAATTGGAATGCTGATGTATAAAAAACCTCCTTCTCTTCCATCCAGGAGATTGCAGTCTCTGATTTCAATGGTGAACTACTGGAAAGCAGGTGTTATTCTAGGTCTCTTTGTTGATGCTTTCAAACTAGGCAGTTGA